The following are from one region of the Capsicum annuum cultivar UCD-10X-F1 chromosome 1, UCD10Xv1.1, whole genome shotgun sequence genome:
- the LOC107867459 gene encoding 36.4 kDa proline-rich protein codes for MGSSKISAMFYMSMIFMSICLLPPAYASSGQCPCTPPYPPYQRPSPPGATPRPPHPPKSPGHHHPHPPKAPARPHPPPSTPRPHPPTTKPPPPKVLPPIVFPPPVVSPPITRPPGVSPPITRPPGISPPVTRPPPGVLPPIVNPPVVIPPITRPPGILPPITKPPGILPPIINPPGIFPPITNPPGGGFPPPSSGGGYPPYAPPGGGPPGGGGGGGIPGIVPPPPATCPIDALKLGLCLDVLGGLVHIGIGNPVEHICCPVLQGLLELEAAICLCTTIRLKLLNLNIFLPLALSVLATCGLTPPPGFVCPPLV; via the coding sequence ATGGGTTCATCAAAGATTTCAGCAATGTTCTACATGAGTATGATTTTCATGTCAATATGTTTGTTACCACCAGCTTATGCTTCATCTGGTCAATGCCCATGTACTCCTCCTTATCCACCTTACCAACGACCTAGTCCACCTGGCGCTACTCCGCGTCCTCCACATCCTCCAAAATCTCCAGGTCATCATCACCCTCATCCACCTAAGGCTCCCGCTAGACCCCACCCTCCACCATCGACTCCCCGTCCTCATCCACCAACCACCAAACCGCCACCTCCTAAGGTTTTGCCACCTATCGTCTTTCCTCCACCTGTCGTATCACCTCCGATCACTCGTCCACCTGGCGTTTCGCCTCCGATCACTCGTCCACCTGGCATTTCACCCCCAGTGACTAGACCGCCACCTGGAGTTTTACCACCTATAGTTAATCCTCCTGTTGTAATCCCTCCAATCACTAGGCCACCTGGCATCCTACCACCAATCACAAAGCCACCTGGCATTCTTCCACCAATAATAAACCCTCCCGGAATTTTTCCACCAATAACAAATCCTCCTGGAGGAGGATTCCCACCACCGTCTAGTGGTGGCGGATATCCTCCTTACGCACCTCCCGGTGGCGGCCCACCAGGTGGAGGCGGAGGCGGAGGCATTCCAGGTATTGTTCCGCCTCCGCCTGCCACGTGTCCTATAGATGCATTGAAACTTGGACTTTGCCTTGATGTACTTGGAGGATTAGTGCATATTGGGATAGGGAATCCAGTGGAACATATATGCTGCCCAGTGTTACAAGGACTACTAGAGCTAGAAGCTGCTATTTGTCTATGCACAACTATAAGGCTTAAACTTCTAAACCTTAATATTTTCCTTCCACTGGCACTTTCAGTTCTTGCAACGTGTGGTTTAACTCCTCCTCCTGGTTTTGTATGTCCTCCTCTTGTCTGA
- the LOC107867468 gene encoding cation/H(+) antiporter 15-like, which yields MSDDIIISNSETIVCYAPTMITTTGIWQGDNPLDYSLPLFIVQLTLVVVVTRLLVFILKPIRQPRVIAEILGGVILGPSVLGRSNKFAETIFPQRSVMVLETMANIGLLYFLFLVGVEMDIAVIRQNGKRSLIIAIAGMILPFVIGSSFSFLLHEKSQNTKEGTFILFLGLALSVTSFPVLARILAELKLINTEIGKLAMSASLINDMLAWVVLAFAIAFTENKDTSLASLWVILSSIAFICLCFFVVKPLIGRRIKQTPEGESISEFNVCLILSGVMIAGFITDVIGTHSVFGAFVFGLIIPSGPLGLTLIERLEDFVSGLLLPLFFAISGLKTQVSAIDGATTWGVLFVVIILSCAGKVIGVVLVSFFYQMPFYEGLSLGFLMNAKGLVEMIVLNVGKDQKVLDEKSFAIMVIVALGMTAVITPIVTMVYKPSKNFTPYKRRTVQKIKLDREFRVVVSIHTPRIVPTVISLLESSCPTKKSPICVYALHLVELTGRASGMLIVHNMRKSGRPAMNRTQAQSDHIINAFENFEKSTGCVYVQTLTAVSPYSTMHEDICVTAEEKRVALIIVPFHKQQAVDGGLEATNPAFRTINQNVLANAPCSVGILVDRGLSGSARSTMNQVSHHVAVLFFGGPDDREALAYAWRMSEHPNVNLTVMRFLPGETVIETERSDSTNSRNDHSILTVETERDREKQLDEEYVTHFRTKTGNDESIAYIERVVNHGEETVGAIRTIDNSHDLFIVGRGQGTISPLTSGLTDWSECPELGAIGDLLASSDFAMTASVLVVQQYVGMGSGDPLAIPDSPSQHSEHVNIEQTNRRSHSSYTSQSSYREQLQQQQQPDFHSQH from the exons ATGTCGGACGATATAATAATATCGAACTCCGAAACGATAGTATGTTATGCACCAACGATGATAACCACAACTGGGATATGGCAAGGTGATAATCCTCTTGATTATTCATTGCCACTTTTCATAGTGCAATTGACCTTGGTGGTGGTTGTCACTAGACTTCTCGTTTTCATCTTGAAACCAATTCGTCAACCTCGTGTTATTGCTGAGATTCTT GGTGGTGTAATTTTAGGGCCATCAGTATTGGGAAGAAGTAACAAATTTGCTGAAACAATATTTCCTCAGAGAAGTGTTATGGTTCTTGAAACAATGGCAAATATTGGCCTTCTTTACTTCCTTTTTCTAGTTGGAGTAGAAATGGACATTGCTGTGATTCGTCAAAATGGTAAAAGATCCTTGATTATAGCAATAGCAGGAATGATATTGCCATTTGTAATAGGGAGTTCATTCTCCTTCTTGTTGCATGAGAAATCACAAAATACCAAAGAAGGAACTTTCATTCTCTTCCTTGGCCTCGCGCTTTCTGTTACTTCATTTCCAGTTCTTGCTAGAATCCTCGCGGAACTCAAACTTATCAACACTGAAATTGGGAAGCTCGCGATGTCTGCTTCACTTATTAATGATATGTTGGCATGGGTTGTCTTAGCTTTTGCTATTGCCTTTACTGAGAATAAAGACACGAGTTTGGCTTCTCTTTGGGTGATCCTCTCAAGCATTGCCTTTATTTGCTTATGCTTTTTTGTAGTTAAGCCATTGATTGGAAGGAGGATTAAACAGACCCCAGAAGGCGAATCGATTAGTGAGTTCAATGTATGTCTCATTCTCTCAGGGGTTATGATTGCTGGATTCATAACAGATGTTATTGGAACACATTCTGTTTTTGGTGCTTTTGTCTTTGGTTTGATTATCCCTAGTGGTCCTCTTGGTTTGACCCTTATAGAAAGGCTAGAGGACTTTGTTTCGGGGCTTTTGTTGCCCCTTTTTTTCGCCATTAGTGGTCTCAAGACACAGGTTAGTGCTATTGATGGAGCAACAACATGGGGAGTTTTATTTGTTGTTATAATCCTGTCTTGTGCTGGCAAAGTAATAGGTGTAGTCCTTGTAAGTTTTTTCTACCAAATGCCGTTTTATGAAGGCCTTTCTCTTGGTTTCCTCATGAATGCCAAAGGCCTTGTTGAGATGATTGTGCTCAATGTTggtaaagaccaaaag GTTCTTGATGAAAAATCTTTTGCTATAATGGTGATTGTAGCATTAGGCATGACTGCAGTAATCACCCCCATTGTGACAATGGTCTACAAACCATCAAAAAATTTCACCCCATACAAGAGAAGAacagttcaaaaaataaaattggatagGGAATTTCGAGTAGTTGTCAGCATCCACACCCCTAGAATCGTTCCAACAGTTATCAGTCTTCTTGAATCTTCCTGTCCTACCAAGAAATCACCAATATGCGTATACGCCCTACACCTTGTCGAGCTCACTGGCCGTGCATCTGGAATGCTTATTGTCCATAACATGAGAAAATCAGGGAGGCCAGCTATGAACAGGACACAAGCTCAATCGGATCACATCATCAATGCATTCGAGAACTTTGAGAAAAGTACAGGATGTGTCTATGTGCAGACTCTCACTGCCGTCTCCCCTTACTCCACTATGCATGAAGACATTTGCGTCACAGCTGAGGAAAAACGTGTGGCGTTAATCATCGTCCCTTTTCACAAGCAACAAGCAGTTGATGGTGGACTCGAAGCTACAAATCCAGCATTCCGAACAATTAACCAGAATGTATTAGCAAATGCACCTTGCTCCGTTGGAATACTAGTTGACAGAGGCTTAAGTGGATCTGCAAGGTCCACAATGAACCAAGTTTCTCATCATGTCGCGGTGTTATTCTTTGGAGGACCAGATGATCGCGAAGCATTAGCCTATGCTTGGAGAATGAGTGAACACCCAAACGTTAATTTAACTGTTATGCGTTTCCTCCCTGGAGAAACCGTAATTGAAACAGAAAGATCAGACTCAACCAACAGCAGGAATGACCATAGTATACTAACAGTTGAAACAGAACGCGATAGGGAAAAACAGCTCGATGAGGAATATGTAACACACTTCAGGACGAAAACAGGTAATGATGAATCAATAGCTTACATAGAAAGAGTAGTGAATCATGGAGAAGAAACAGTAGGAGCAATAAGGACTATAGATAACTCACATGACTTGTTCATAGTTGGTAGAGGACAAGGCACTATCTCCCCATTAACATCAGGGCTAACTGATTGGAGCGAATGCCCGGAGCTTGGTGCTATTGGGGATCTATTAGCTTCTTCAGATTTCGCGATGACTGCTTCAGTATTAGTGGTGCAACAATACGTAGGAATGGGTTCAGGGGATCCCTTAGCCATTCCGGATAGTCCTAGCCAGCATTCCGAACACGTCAACATTGAACAAACGAATCGTAGGTCACATAGCAGCTATACGTCACAAAGCAGCTATAGagaacaactacaacaacaacaacaacctgATTTTCATTCACAACATTGA
- the LOC107852707 gene encoding 14 kDa proline-rich protein DC2.15, whose protein sequence is MAKFASIALLLTLNILFLTMVSSTYVPCPPPSNPTPTPTPSTPSSPSTPSSKGKCPKNTLKLKACASLLNDLVHLVIGSSPAKTKCCSLIKGLADVDAAVCLCTAIKGNVLGINLNVPLSLSLLLNNCGKYVPKNFQCA, encoded by the coding sequence atggctAAGTTTGCCTCCATTGCTCTTCTCCTCACATTGAACATTCTCTTTTTGACTATGGTTAGTTCCACTTATGTCCCATGCCCACCACCCTCCAACCCTACCCCTACGCCTACCCCCTCCACCCCCTCTTCCCCATCCACCCCATCATCAAAGGGAAAGTGCCCAAAGAATACACTTAAGCTAAAAGCTTGTGCCAGTTTGTTAAATGACTTAGTGCACCTTGTCATTGGAAGTAGCCCAGCCAAGACTAAATGTTGCTCTTTAATTAAAGGACTTGCTGATGTTGATGCTGCTGTTTGTCTTTGCACTGCCATTAAAGGCAATGTGTTGGGAATTAATCTCAATGTTCCACTTTCCCTCAGCTTGTTGCTCAACAATTGTGGCAAATATGTTCCCAAGAACTTTCAATGTGCATAA
- the LOC107862140 gene encoding uncharacterized protein LOC107862140, protein MRRFNSTWYEDSYSRWMEYSVKKDAVFRLCCYLFKNDYIKGNAGDFFTKTGFKTWNHSLKRFQLHVGEVNNVHRRCFSNMLDFENQSQSIQVALSKQSEKIRSVHRIHLEASTTVAKFLLKFGLSFRGHDERASFKRRDQLRDHQAEMLEQLLESGEIQSGKGLNQQQGLQRPELSNCFDVVSGNLLLGMASLNPANVLANFDKEKIMILVKYYLDEFGESKLRELNYQLDTFNIHMRRVDPIFSNLKGIGDLAEALVNANLVVTYSLVYLLVKLTLILPVATATVERAFP, encoded by the exons ATGCGTCGATTTAATTCGACGTggtatgaagattcatattctagGTGGATGGAGTATAGTGTGAAGAAAGATGCTGTGTTTCGTTTGTGTTGCTATTTATTCAAAAATGACTATATAAAGGGCAATGCAGGTGATTTTTTCACAAAAACCGGCTTTAAGACTTGGAATCATAGTTTGAAGCGATTTCAATTACATGTTGGTGAAGTAAATAACGTCCATAGAAGATGTTTCAGTAATATGCTAGATTTTGAGAATCAATCTCAATCAATTCAAGTTGCTTTGAGCAAGCAATCTGAAAAAATAAGAAGTGTGCATCGTATTCATTTAGAGGCTTCAACTACCGTGGCAAAGTTCCTTTTGAAATTTGGATTGTCTTTTCGAGGTCACGATGAAA GAGCATCCTTTAAGCGTAGAGATCAACTTCGAGACCATCAAGCAGAAATGTTGGAGCAACTCCTAGAAAGTGGTGAAATTCAAAGTGGAAAAGGATTAAATCAACAACAAGGACTTCAAAGGCCAG AGCTTAGTAATTGTTTTGATGTTGTGAGTGGTAACTTGCTCCTTGGTATGGCAAGCTTGAATCCAGCTAATGTTCTTGCTAATtttgataaggaaaaaataatgatattggTCAAATATTATCTGGATGAGTTTGGTGAATCAAAGCTTCGAGAGCTTAATTACCAACTTGATACTTTCAATATACACATGCGACGTGTTGATCCTATATTCTCTAATTTGAAAGGAATTGGTGATTTGGCAGAAGCATTGGTTAACGCAAATCTTGTGGTGACTTATTCTCTTGTGTATTTACTTGTGAAGTTGACGTTGATTTTACCAGTCGCTACTGCAACTGTAGAGAGAGCTTTTCCATGA